A window of Trichoderma atroviride chromosome 3, complete sequence contains these coding sequences:
- a CDS encoding uncharacterized protein (EggNog:ENOG41): protein MEGSRNFSGNTVGDNAEVILGNTQVTVNTTTLDDDRIFLQEFSQIDPVYTKKDILMRKGPLLRDTCRWILDHEAFKRWYCTRPKGVLWIKGDPGKGKTMLLCGIIEKIEEFEQFKISERWKSLKIFRTLEELEELEKLERPANFSEFKKSQHFDFEENTNVEGYERFGGLGLLEQLGGEPGRRKKFEKFEEHDIRLPSDLLYFFCQATDFRTNTAAAVIRGLIFIMLKPRPALLKLVREKYGDGPKGQLIGDKALAILCDMFETIVRALGRIDEYFICVVDALDECIEDCDHLLNLIIKTSDTVQWLVSSRSEKHIERKLTEISQKVDLELGQNAEQVSVSVDMYINLQIQEISAIQDDEDLQSKTSKILKSKASGTFLWAALVIEQLRDTDHWQVEDVLKEIPEGLESIYCLLLNRIDKLKAKAREACQALLSVVATAMRPLHLTELLLFINAHWKDDKRFKTSFQPRDIRDMAKDCGSILSIRGGIVYFVHQSAKDYIVEAAARLIFPIQHQHYKMFEISLDVMSSNLTYNIYGLTNPQIYVDDISHPTVDPLASLRYCCTFWVEHLAQGFEHFEDGSSLHSFLTDKFLCWVESLALKRNYILHTLPAVQKLKRMIDSCCESGSMKPQIGHLRQFLDDACRFLTHSTTWVPHWPLQLYFLAIEFEPEDSVIKKTFNQTVRDRFGSLPAAFQMFQMRQSPLQRRAITFTSKLDDRFLHHYLIFSPSWCPLHLKKTRPILTYWNMEEKCSEDGEEVDEKMPKTTFPGLGHRIYVPREGVMASRGFHSYFNQESLDLNRGPYQGHGLHVEDPYTYPG, encoded by the exons ATGGAAGGCTCGCGCAACTTTTCAGGAAATACCGTTGGAGATAACGCGGAAGTCATCTTGGGCAATACTCAAGTCACGGTTAACACCA CTACCTTGGACGACGACAGGATTTTCCTGCAAGAATTCAGCCAAATCGACCCTGTTTATACTAAGAAAGACATTTTGATGCGCAAGGGTCCTTTACTACGGGATACATGTCGCTGGATACTCGATCACGAAGCCTTCAAGAGATGGTACTGCACTCGACCGAAAGGAGTGTTGTGGATAAAAGGCGATCCTGGAAAAGGCAAGACAATGCTACTATGTGGGATTATCGAAAAAATTGAAGAGTTCGAACAGTTTAAAATTTCAGAAcgctggaagagcttgaaaatTTTCAGAACgcttgaagagctggaagagcttgaaaagCTCGAAAGGCCCGCAAATTTCTCAGAGTTCAAAAAGTCCCAACATTTTGACTTTGAAGAGAACACAAATGTTGAAGGTTACGAAAGGTTCGGAGGACTCGGGCTTCTTGAACAACTTGGAGGAGAGCCCGGAAGGCGGAAAAAGTTCGAAAAGTTCGAAGAGCACGACATACGTTTGCCAAGCGaccttttatactttttttgtCAGGCTACAGACTTTCGAACGAATACCGCAGCCGCCGTCATCCGAGGGCTGATATTTATAATGCTTAAACCACGTCCGGCACTCTTGAAACTTGTTCGAGAGAAGTATGGAGACGGACCCAAGGGACAGCTGATCGGAGATAAAGCACTGGCTATCCTATGCGATATGTTTGAAACCATTGTTCGGGCTCTAGGTCGCATCGACGAGTACTTTATCTGTGTTGTCGACGCTCTTGATGAGTGCATTGAAGATTGCGACCATCTACTGAATCTTATCATCAAGACAAGCGACACTGTTCAATGGCTGGTTTCAAGTCGAAGTGAGAAACATATAGAGAGAAAACTCACCGAAATTTCACAAAAGGTTGATTTGGAGTTGGGACAGAACGCTGAACAAGTCTCTGTATCTGTCGACATGTATATCAATCTTCAAATCCAAGAAATCTCAGCTATacaagacgatgaagaccTTCAATCTAAAACATCAAAAATTCTCAAAAGCAAGGCCAGTGGAACCTTCTTATGGGCAGCTCTCGTCATAGAGCAGCTACGCGACACAGATCATTGGCAAGTAGAAGACGTGTTGAAAGAGATACCAGAGGGACTGGAAAGCATCTATTGCCTACTACTAAATCGAATCGATAAGCTGAAAGCCAAAGCTCGCGAGGCCTGCCAGGCACTGCTCTCAGTGGTGGCCACAGCCATGaggcctcttcatcttacGGAGCTACTTTTATTTATCAACGCTCATTGGAAAGATGACAAGCGCTTCAAAACCTCATTTCAGCCGCGAGATATACGAGATATGGCAAAAGATTGTGGATCTATCTTGTCGATCAGAGGTGGCATTGTTTATTTCGTGCATCAATCTGCCAAAGATTATATAGTGGAAGCTGCGGCTCGTCTTATATTCCCGATTCAGCATCAGCACTACAAAATGTTCGAAATATCACTGGACGTAATGTCCAGCAACCTCACATACAACATATATGGTTTGACAAACCCCCAAATATACGTCGATGACATTTCCCACCCTACTGTCGATcccttggcctcgttgagGTATTGCTGTACATTCTGGGTTGAGCATCTGGCTCAAGGGTTTGAACACTTTGAGGATGGCTCAAGCCTCCACTCGTTCCTCACGGATAAGTTTCTTTGCTGGGTAGAGTCCCTAGCTCTCAAGCGCAATTACATTCTGCATACTTTGCCTGCTGTTCAGAAACTCAAGAGGATGATTGATAGCTGTTGCGAAAGTGGATCTATGAAGCCGCAAATTGGGCATTTGAGGCAGTTCCTTGATGATGCTTGTCGATTTCTCACTCATTCTACTACGTGGGTGCCTCATTGGCCTTTGCAGCTATacttcttggccattgagTTTGAACCGGAAGACAGTGTCATAAAAAAGACCTTTAACCAAACCGTACGTGATAGGTTCGGCTCTTTGCCCGCTGCCTTCCAAATGTTTCAAATGCGACAATCACCTTTGCAGCGGCGAGCCATTACTTTTACTAGCAAGCTGGACGATCGTTTTCTTCACCACTATTTAATCTTCTCTCCAAGTTGGTGTCCACTGCATCTGAAAAAAACGCGCCCCATCCTCACATATTGGAATATGGAGGAGAAATGCtcggaagatggcgaggaagTTGATGAGAAAATGCCAAAGACTACATTTCCAGGTTTGGGCCATCGTATATATGTGCCTCGCGAAGGAGTCATGGCATCGCGAGGCTTCCATAGCTACTTTAACCAAGAGAGTCTGGACCTCAACCGGGGCCCATATCAGGGCCACGGTTTAC